Proteins co-encoded in one Candidatus Rokuibacteriota bacterium genomic window:
- a CDS encoding AAA family ATPase has translation MPTPRTVGELRESGYAPRSVKEELRDNLIARLTRGEPLFPGIIGYEDSVVPQIENALLSGQDIVFLGERGQAKTRMARLLVALLDDQVPALLGCEINDDPLAPICHACRLRLAGEGDAAAVAWIPRDRRYGEKLATPDITIADLIGEVDPIKVAEGRYLSDELTIHYGLLPRTHRGIFAINELPDLAERIQVGLLNIMEERDVQIRGYKVRLPLDLFVVASANPEDYTNRGRIITPLKDRFGSQIRTHYPRRLEDEIAIMEAEHTAFRTDGLRVAAADYMKQVVAELTHLARRSPEISQRSGVSVRVSICNYENLLSSALKRAIRLGEREVAPRVSDLGAIVASTAGKIELETVGEASEEKVLAKLAQKAVLNVFTKRFAAGELDDVVGAFKGGMRIEVSDSMPSREYVRQIGEARPLHAAVRRLGAVDEAGMAAALEFILEGLHLSRKLNKDVQAGQARYRG, from the coding sequence ATGCCAACGCCGCGCACGGTTGGGGAGCTGCGCGAGAGCGGATACGCGCCGCGATCGGTGAAGGAGGAGCTGCGCGACAACCTGATCGCACGACTCACGCGCGGCGAGCCGCTCTTTCCGGGCATCATCGGCTACGAGGACAGTGTGGTCCCGCAGATCGAGAACGCCCTCCTCAGCGGCCAGGACATCGTCTTCCTCGGCGAGCGCGGCCAGGCCAAGACCCGCATGGCGCGCCTCCTGGTGGCCCTGCTCGACGACCAGGTGCCAGCACTCCTGGGCTGCGAGATCAACGACGACCCGCTGGCGCCCATCTGCCACGCGTGCCGGCTGCGCCTGGCGGGAGAAGGCGATGCGGCCGCCGTGGCCTGGATCCCCCGCGACCGCCGCTACGGCGAGAAGCTCGCCACCCCCGACATCACCATCGCCGACCTCATCGGCGAGGTGGACCCCATCAAGGTCGCCGAGGGGCGGTACCTCTCGGACGAGCTCACCATTCACTACGGGCTGCTGCCACGTACCCACCGCGGCATCTTCGCCATCAACGAATTGCCCGATCTCGCCGAGCGGATCCAGGTGGGGCTCCTCAACATCATGGAGGAGCGCGATGTCCAGATCCGCGGCTACAAGGTGCGCCTGCCGCTGGATCTCTTCGTCGTCGCCAGCGCCAACCCCGAGGACTACACCAACCGCGGCCGGATCATCACCCCGCTCAAGGACCGCTTCGGCTCGCAGATCCGCACCCATTACCCGCGCCGGCTCGAGGACGAGATCGCCATCATGGAGGCCGAGCACACCGCCTTCCGCACCGACGGCCTCCGCGTCGCCGCCGCCGACTACATGAAGCAGGTGGTGGCCGAGCTGACCCACCTGGCGCGCCGTTCCCCTGAGATCAGCCAGCGCTCGGGCGTCTCGGTGCGCGTGAGCATCTGCAACTACGAGAACCTGCTCTCGAGCGCCCTCAAGCGCGCCATCCGCCTGGGCGAGCGGGAGGTGGCGCCGCGGGTGAGCGACCTCGGAGCCATCGTCGCCTCCACCGCGGGCAAGATCGAGCTCGAGACCGTCGGCGAGGCGAGCGAGGAGAAAGTGCTCGCCAAGCTCGCCCAGAAGGCGGTGCTCAACGTCTTCACCAAGCGCTTCGCGGCCGGCGAGCTCGACGACGTCGTGGGCGCCTTCAAGGGAGGCATGCGCATCGAGGTGTCCGACAGCATGCCCTCGCGGGAGTACGTCCGCCAGATCGGCGAGGCGCGGCCGCTTCACGCCGCGGTCAGGCGGCTCGGCGCGGTGGACGAGGCCGGCATGGCCGCGGCGCTGGAGTTCATCCTCGAGGGCCTCCACCTCTCCCGCAAGCTCAACAAGGACGTCCAGGCCGGGCAGGCCCGGTACCGGGGCTGA
- a CDS encoding outer membrane lipoprotein-sorting protein, translating to MRCGGSGLGGAAIALGLAAALGLPPAVAAAPSVDAKAIVDRVDRLLRGDSSEGEVTMSVVTRRWTRTLTMRVWSEGTDKALIKVTGPAKEAGTVTLKTGEDIWNYLPKIDRTIRVPTSMMMASWMGSHFTNDDLVKESRLVRDYDIAVGFSGPRNGVEVWEFVLTPRPEAAVVWGKILLQVRHKDLMPTWARYYGDDGALRRTLTFSDYRVMGGRLVPATVGVVPSDKPDESTVIRYHRLTFDVRLPADTFSLAALRR from the coding sequence ATGCGGTGTGGCGGCAGCGGTCTCGGCGGAGCGGCGATCGCCTTGGGACTGGCGGCCGCGCTCGGGCTTCCACCCGCCGTCGCGGCGGCGCCGAGCGTCGATGCCAAGGCCATCGTCGACCGCGTGGACCGGCTGCTGCGAGGCGACTCCTCGGAAGGCGAGGTCACCATGTCGGTCGTGACGCGACGCTGGACGCGCACGCTCACCATGCGGGTCTGGTCCGAAGGCACGGACAAGGCGCTCATCAAGGTCACCGGCCCTGCGAAGGAGGCCGGCACCGTGACGCTCAAGACCGGCGAGGACATCTGGAACTACCTGCCCAAGATCGACCGCACCATCCGGGTCCCGACGTCGATGATGATGGCCTCGTGGATGGGCTCGCACTTCACCAACGACGACCTGGTGAAGGAGTCCCGCCTCGTGCGCGACTACGACATCGCCGTGGGCTTCTCGGGCCCCCGCAACGGGGTCGAGGTCTGGGAGTTCGTGCTGACGCCACGACCGGAGGCGGCGGTCGTGTGGGGCAAAATCCTGCTCCAGGTGCGCCACAAGGACCTCATGCCGACATGGGCGCGGTACTACGGCGACGACGGCGCCCTGAGGCGGACGTTGACGTTCTCCGACTACCGGGTCATGGGCGGCCGGCTCGTGCCCGCCACCGTGGGGGTGGTGCCCAGCGACAAGCCGGACGAATCCACCGTCATCAGGTACCACCGCCTGACCTTCGACGTGCGCCTGCCGGCCGACACCTTCAGCCTCGCGGCACTCAGGCGCTGA
- a CDS encoding ABC transporter permease, whose protein sequence is MVTLRLGWRNLWRNPGRSLLSIAAVAVACAVLITVESLREGLVRQTLENGTRLVIGHLQVQDATFRRDRNLYDTIGGPGGTDVRALLVAVERRVRMAAAPRVVGFGLLSADRRSAGAEILGVDPAREARVTRVLESVVDGRGLDGAPPRAVLLGKALAEELAVAVGDEVAVVTQAADGSVGNELWRVRGIIRTGLGTLDRSLAVVALHDLQDIMALGPGRIHQVVARVADPEQARRVAEVLEADGTLPPGARAESWETLVPALVDYRRLIRAWGWVMLGIVGLFAGFGVLNTMLMAVFERTHELGVLASLGLRPPLVLAMVLAECASLAAAGIAAGVALGTGGMAYFVVHGWDLTRWAEGLTLSGVLIDPVLRGAWTWRQVPSIALSLAALVTLAGLLPALRAARLRPVAALAARAD, encoded by the coding sequence ATGGTGACGCTCCGCCTCGGCTGGCGTAACCTCTGGCGCAATCCCGGCCGCAGCCTCCTGTCCATCGCGGCGGTCGCCGTCGCCTGCGCCGTGCTGATCACCGTGGAGTCTCTGCGCGAGGGCCTCGTGCGCCAGACGCTCGAGAACGGCACGCGGCTGGTGATCGGACACCTCCAGGTGCAGGACGCGACGTTCCGCCGCGACCGCAACCTCTACGACACGATCGGGGGCCCCGGCGGCACCGACGTGCGCGCGCTCCTGGTGGCAGTGGAGCGGCGCGTGCGCATGGCCGCGGCGCCGCGCGTCGTCGGCTTCGGCCTCCTCTCGGCGGACCGGCGCTCCGCGGGCGCGGAGATCCTCGGTGTGGATCCCGCGCGCGAGGCCCGCGTCACCCGCGTGCTCGAGAGCGTCGTGGACGGCCGGGGGCTCGACGGTGCGCCGCCGCGGGCGGTTCTGCTCGGCAAGGCGCTCGCCGAGGAGCTGGCTGTCGCGGTGGGCGACGAGGTCGCCGTCGTCACCCAGGCCGCCGACGGGTCGGTGGGGAACGAGCTCTGGCGCGTGCGCGGCATCATCCGCACCGGCCTCGGCACGCTGGACCGCTCGCTGGCGGTGGTGGCTCTCCACGACCTGCAGGACATCATGGCGCTGGGGCCCGGGCGCATCCACCAGGTGGTCGCGCGCGTCGCCGATCCCGAGCAGGCGCGCCGCGTGGCCGAGGTCCTCGAGGCGGACGGAACCCTGCCCCCCGGGGCCCGGGCGGAATCGTGGGAGACGCTGGTGCCGGCGCTGGTCGACTACCGCCGGCTGATCCGGGCCTGGGGCTGGGTGATGCTCGGCATCGTCGGCCTCTTCGCGGGCTTCGGCGTGCTCAACACCATGCTCATGGCCGTGTTCGAGCGCACCCACGAGCTGGGGGTGCTGGCCTCGCTGGGGCTGCGCCCGCCGCTGGTCCTCGCCATGGTGCTTGCGGAGTGCGCGAGCCTGGCCGCGGCGGGCATCGCGGCCGGGGTCGCGCTGGGCACCGGCGGCATGGCCTACTTCGTCGTTCACGGGTGGGACCTCACCCGGTGGGCCGAAGGGTTGACCCTCTCCGGCGTGCTCATCGACCCGGTCCTGCGGGGAGCGTGGACGTGGCGCCAGGTGCCGTCGATCGCTCTGTCGCTCGCCGCCCTCGTCACGCTGGCCGGCCTCCTGCCGGCGCTGCGCGCGGCCCGCCTGCGCCCGGTGGCGGCGCTGGCCGCGCGGGCCGACTGA
- a CDS encoding ABC transporter permease, with amino-acid sequence MLLRLAWRNLWRRPWRTLLTGAGVALGLGLLLTMLGLGDGSHLQMIDAAVGMGSGHVLVQARGYQERRGVEMVIAEDAARRVAGWAREQRDVVAVLPRVFASALLSSADGAVGVALVGVDPVAEAAVSRYPAWVREGRFAALGGRGTAIIGSGVARVLHAGIGGRVVVMAQAAGEGDVRSVLLHVVGVVHTGLEDVDRGLLLVPLGSAQELLALGGGVHQVALILGDQAQSAARAAAARRAFPGLEALTWAQADPDVEAAIRLDDGGHYLFNAIFFVIIGFMVLNTLLMSVLERRREIALLGALGLTPGRRWGTVMLEGGMLAGLGIAGGLAIGLAVNAYFGIRGLPLAWFTDQPLESGGVLVEPVMYASLSVRRVVVSAALVFGLTVVLSLVAARPAARPVDAGLLK; translated from the coding sequence GTGCTGCTGCGTCTCGCGTGGCGGAACCTCTGGCGCCGCCCGTGGCGCACGCTGCTCACGGGCGCGGGGGTCGCGCTGGGCCTCGGCCTGCTGCTCACGATGCTCGGGCTCGGCGACGGGAGCCATCTGCAGATGATCGACGCGGCGGTCGGCATGGGTTCCGGCCACGTGCTCGTGCAGGCACGCGGCTATCAGGAACGCCGGGGGGTGGAGATGGTCATCGCCGAGGATGCGGCGCGGCGCGTGGCCGGCTGGGCGCGGGAACAGCGCGATGTCGTGGCGGTCCTGCCCCGCGTCTTCGCCTCGGCGCTACTGTCCTCGGCTGACGGGGCGGTCGGCGTGGCCCTGGTGGGGGTCGACCCCGTCGCCGAGGCGGCCGTCTCCCGCTACCCCGCGTGGGTACGCGAGGGGCGCTTCGCGGCCCTGGGTGGCCGCGGCACCGCCATCATCGGCAGCGGCGTCGCGCGGGTGCTCCACGCCGGCATCGGCGGCCGCGTCGTGGTGATGGCCCAGGCCGCGGGCGAGGGGGACGTGCGCTCGGTGCTGCTGCACGTGGTCGGCGTCGTGCACACGGGGCTGGAGGACGTCGATCGGGGGCTCCTGCTCGTGCCGCTCGGCTCGGCGCAGGAGCTCCTGGCGCTGGGCGGCGGCGTGCACCAGGTGGCACTCATCCTCGGGGACCAGGCGCAATCCGCCGCGCGCGCGGCCGCCGCGCGCCGCGCCTTCCCCGGGCTCGAGGCGCTCACCTGGGCCCAGGCCGATCCCGATGTCGAGGCGGCCATCCGGCTCGACGACGGCGGGCACTACCTCTTCAACGCCATCTTCTTCGTCATCATCGGGTTCATGGTCCTCAATACCTTGCTCATGTCTGTTCTCGAGCGGCGCCGCGAGATCGCGCTCCTGGGCGCCCTCGGCCTCACGCCCGGCCGGCGCTGGGGCACGGTGATGCTGGAAGGGGGGATGCTCGCGGGGCTCGGAATCGCCGGGGGGCTCGCCATCGGCCTCGCCGTCAACGCCTACTTCGGTATCCGGGGCCTGCCGCTGGCGTGGTTCACCGACCAGCCGCTCGAGAGCGGCGGCGTGCTCGTGGAGCCGGTCATGTACGCCTCCCTGAGCGTGCGACGCGTCGTTGTGTCCGCCGCGCTCGTGTTCGGGCTCACGGTCGTCCTGTCCCTCGTGGCTGCGCGGCCGGCCGCGCGCCCGGTGGACGCGGGGCTGCTGAAGTGA
- a CDS encoding ABC transporter ATP-binding protein: MGTGAAVAGPGASSAPALELVDVLRVFRQGDQEVRAIDHVSVRLARGEFVALAGPSGSGKTTLLNVAGGLDRPDAGRVIVGGQELGALSADGLARLRLEHVAYIFQGYNLVPVLSAEENAEFILLLRGVPRHERRARVRALLDKVGLAGLEGRRPAQLSGGQQQRVAVVRAIVAEPTLVLADEPTANLDTTTAGALLDVMEGLHHELKTTFLFSTHDPRIMERAHRLIRMRDGRIESDEPLASSARARG, encoded by the coding sequence ATGGGGACTGGAGCGGCGGTCGCCGGCCCCGGCGCTTCGAGCGCGCCAGCGCTGGAGCTGGTCGATGTGCTCCGCGTCTTCCGGCAGGGGGACCAGGAGGTCCGGGCGATCGACCATGTCTCCGTGCGTCTCGCGCGCGGCGAGTTCGTGGCGCTGGCCGGGCCGTCCGGGTCCGGGAAGACAACCCTGCTCAACGTGGCCGGCGGGCTGGATCGGCCCGACGCCGGGCGCGTGATCGTGGGCGGCCAGGAGCTCGGGGCGCTCTCGGCCGATGGGCTGGCGCGCCTCCGGCTCGAGCACGTGGCCTACATCTTCCAGGGCTACAATCTCGTCCCCGTGCTCTCGGCGGAGGAGAACGCCGAGTTCATCCTCCTGCTTCGGGGGGTGCCGCGCCACGAGCGCCGCGCCCGGGTGCGCGCGCTCCTCGACAAGGTTGGCCTGGCCGGGCTCGAAGGACGGCGCCCGGCCCAGCTCTCGGGCGGGCAGCAGCAGCGCGTGGCCGTGGTCCGGGCCATCGTCGCCGAGCCCACCCTCGTGCTGGCCGACGAGCCCACGGCCAACCTCGACACGACCACCGCCGGCGCTCTCCTCGACGTCATGGAGGGCCTGCACCACGAGCTCAAGACGACCTTCCTCTTCTCCACCCACGACCCGCGCATCATGGAGCGCGCCCACCGGCTGATCCGGATGCGCGACGGACGCATCGAGAGCGATGAGCCGCTGGCGTCGTCGGCCCGCGCGCGGGGCTGA